One genomic segment of Hordeum vulgare subsp. vulgare chromosome 2H, MorexV3_pseudomolecules_assembly, whole genome shotgun sequence includes these proteins:
- the LOC123430774 gene encoding beta-1,2-xylosyltransferase XYXT1-like isoform X2, with amino-acid sequence MRGGEVKPGRSPKRQLNTGYVVGGLLMLLTYLVAQHFAVTSPHVVITEAPRIVDEVKAPGETVVASTEVPQIVDDIQAPAETAVSAEVPQIVDNTKVPRDAENGKVVCNMEGRSDTCEVDGDVRTNGTALSVTLVPAASWPERHEWMITPYSRRFASVRKVTVTQVQDRAAAPPCTVTHGMPAVLFAVGGYAANYWHAYADILVPLFVASRRYHGEVTFLISNIQFRPRWPVQYRAFLQGLSKYELVDMDGDAEVRCFPRVTVGLRLDKELSIVPELVPGGRLTMADFTGFLRETYALPRGAAREPEKKPRLLLIHRGHYRRILNEPEVARAAEEAGFEAVVTELRGGGDTPEAEVEQARVVNSFDVVLGLHGAGLTNAMFLPPGGVLIQVVPYGNMEDIARAEFSEPATDMGLRYLDYSVGAEESSLMETLGPEHPAIKDPASVHRSGWDKVFELYLAKQNVRINVTRFAPTLAQALHHLRRQ; translated from the exons ATGCGCGGCGGCGAGGTGAAGCCCGGGAGGAGCCCGAAGAGGCAGCTCAACACCGGCTACGTCGTCGGCGGCCTCCTCATGCTCCTCACCTATCTCGTGGCCCAGCATTTCGCGGTCACCTCCCCCCATG TTGTAATCACGGAAGCACCACGGATCGTGGATGAAGTCAAAGCTCCCGGCGAAACAG TTGTTGCCAGTACGGAAGTACCACAGATCGTGGATGATATCCAAGCTCCAGCCGAAACAG CTGTCAGTGCCGAAGTGCCACAGATCGTGGATAATACCAAAGTTCCCCGTGATGCAG AGAATGGCAAGGTGGTGTGTAACATGGAGGGCCGCTCCGACACCTGCGAAGTCGACGGCGACGTCCGCACCAACGGCACAGCCCTGTCGGTGACCCTCGTCCCGGCGGCGAGCTGGCCGGAGCGCCACGAGTGGATGATCACACCGTACTCGCGCAGGTTCGCCAGCGTCAGGAAGGTGACCGTGACGCAGGTACAGGACCGggccgccgccccgccgtgcACGGTGACCCACGGCATGCCGGCCGTCCTGTTCGCGGTCGGCGGGTACGCGGCCAACTACTGGCACGCCTACGCCGACATCCTGGTGCCGCTGTTCGTCGCGTCGCGGCGGTACCACGGCGAGGTGACGTTCCTGATCAGCAACATCCAGTTCAGGCCGCGGTGGCCGGTCCAGTACAGGGCCTTCCTGCAGGGGCTGTCCAAGTACGAGTTGGTGGACATGGACGGCGACGCGGAGGTGCGGTGCTTCCCGCGCGTCACGGTGGGGCTCCGGCTGGACAAGGAGCTGAGCATCGTCCCCGAGCTGGTGCCGGGGGGGCGCCTCACCATGGCCGACTTCACCGGGTTCCTGCGCGAGACCTACGCGCTCCCACGCGGCGCGGCCCGGGAGCCGGAGAAGAAGCCGCGGCTGCTGCTGATCCACCGGGGCCACTACCGGCGCATCCTTAACGAGCCGGAGGTAGCGCGAGCGGCGGAGGAGGCGGGGTTCGAGGCGGTGGTGACGGAGCTGCGGGGCGGGGGCGACACGCCGGAGGCGGAGGTGGAGCAGGCGCGGGTGGTGAACTCGTTCGACGTGGTGCtgggcctgcacggcgcggggctGACGAACGCGATGTTCCTGCCGCCCGGCGGCGTGCTGATCCAGGTGGTGCCGTACGGGAACATGGAGGACATCGCGAGGGCGGAGTTCAGCGAGCCGGCCACGGACATGGGGCTCAGGTACCTCGACTACAGCGTGGGCGCGGAGGAGAGCTCGCTGATGGAGACGCTGGGGCCGGAGCACCCGGCGATCAAGGACCCCGCCTCCGTCCACCGCAGCGGCTGGGACAAGGTGTTCGAGCTGTACCTCGCCAAGCAGAACGTCCGCATCAACGTCACCCGCTTCGCGCCCACGCTGGCGCAGGCGCTCCACCACCTGCGCCGGCAGTAG
- the LOC123430774 gene encoding beta-1,2-xylosyltransferase XYXT1-like isoform X1, with amino-acid sequence MRGGEVKPGRSPKRQLNTGYVVGGLLMLLTYLVAQHFAVTSPHVVITEAPRIVDEVKAPGETVVASTEVPQIVDDIQAPAETAAVSAEVPQIVDNTKVPRDAENGKVVCNMEGRSDTCEVDGDVRTNGTALSVTLVPAASWPERHEWMITPYSRRFASVRKVTVTQVQDRAAAPPCTVTHGMPAVLFAVGGYAANYWHAYADILVPLFVASRRYHGEVTFLISNIQFRPRWPVQYRAFLQGLSKYELVDMDGDAEVRCFPRVTVGLRLDKELSIVPELVPGGRLTMADFTGFLRETYALPRGAAREPEKKPRLLLIHRGHYRRILNEPEVARAAEEAGFEAVVTELRGGGDTPEAEVEQARVVNSFDVVLGLHGAGLTNAMFLPPGGVLIQVVPYGNMEDIARAEFSEPATDMGLRYLDYSVGAEESSLMETLGPEHPAIKDPASVHRSGWDKVFELYLAKQNVRINVTRFAPTLAQALHHLRRQ; translated from the exons ATGCGCGGCGGCGAGGTGAAGCCCGGGAGGAGCCCGAAGAGGCAGCTCAACACCGGCTACGTCGTCGGCGGCCTCCTCATGCTCCTCACCTATCTCGTGGCCCAGCATTTCGCGGTCACCTCCCCCCATG TTGTAATCACGGAAGCACCACGGATCGTGGATGAAGTCAAAGCTCCCGGCGAAACAG TTGTTGCCAGTACGGAAGTACCACAGATCGTGGATGATATCCAAGCTCCAGCCGAAACAG CAGCTGTCAGTGCCGAAGTGCCACAGATCGTGGATAATACCAAAGTTCCCCGTGATGCAG AGAATGGCAAGGTGGTGTGTAACATGGAGGGCCGCTCCGACACCTGCGAAGTCGACGGCGACGTCCGCACCAACGGCACAGCCCTGTCGGTGACCCTCGTCCCGGCGGCGAGCTGGCCGGAGCGCCACGAGTGGATGATCACACCGTACTCGCGCAGGTTCGCCAGCGTCAGGAAGGTGACCGTGACGCAGGTACAGGACCGggccgccgccccgccgtgcACGGTGACCCACGGCATGCCGGCCGTCCTGTTCGCGGTCGGCGGGTACGCGGCCAACTACTGGCACGCCTACGCCGACATCCTGGTGCCGCTGTTCGTCGCGTCGCGGCGGTACCACGGCGAGGTGACGTTCCTGATCAGCAACATCCAGTTCAGGCCGCGGTGGCCGGTCCAGTACAGGGCCTTCCTGCAGGGGCTGTCCAAGTACGAGTTGGTGGACATGGACGGCGACGCGGAGGTGCGGTGCTTCCCGCGCGTCACGGTGGGGCTCCGGCTGGACAAGGAGCTGAGCATCGTCCCCGAGCTGGTGCCGGGGGGGCGCCTCACCATGGCCGACTTCACCGGGTTCCTGCGCGAGACCTACGCGCTCCCACGCGGCGCGGCCCGGGAGCCGGAGAAGAAGCCGCGGCTGCTGCTGATCCACCGGGGCCACTACCGGCGCATCCTTAACGAGCCGGAGGTAGCGCGAGCGGCGGAGGAGGCGGGGTTCGAGGCGGTGGTGACGGAGCTGCGGGGCGGGGGCGACACGCCGGAGGCGGAGGTGGAGCAGGCGCGGGTGGTGAACTCGTTCGACGTGGTGCtgggcctgcacggcgcggggctGACGAACGCGATGTTCCTGCCGCCCGGCGGCGTGCTGATCCAGGTGGTGCCGTACGGGAACATGGAGGACATCGCGAGGGCGGAGTTCAGCGAGCCGGCCACGGACATGGGGCTCAGGTACCTCGACTACAGCGTGGGCGCGGAGGAGAGCTCGCTGATGGAGACGCTGGGGCCGGAGCACCCGGCGATCAAGGACCCCGCCTCCGTCCACCGCAGCGGCTGGGACAAGGTGTTCGAGCTGTACCTCGCCAAGCAGAACGTCCGCATCAACGTCACCCGCTTCGCGCCCACGCTGGCGCAGGCGCTCCACCACCTGCGCCGGCAGTAG